A single region of the Salvia splendens isolate huo1 chromosome 18, SspV2, whole genome shotgun sequence genome encodes:
- the LOC121776366 gene encoding uncharacterized protein LOC121776366 codes for MIAAEEFTFPVISSNAALNLALLPPLWRISDPDQASTATAQRRQFASQFIKIDDAADGQREEAESESQEKMDLLWEDFNEGLQSSADSELSEETSENHHSNSNNKSGGDEFEDLDLEECANVRQLRLIRAKPKKMESLVKVVKKLFARTNQQKTNH; via the coding sequence ATGATCGCAGCAGAAGAGTTTACCTTCCCCGTGATCAGCAGCAACGCCGCCCTCAATCTCGCACTCCTGCCGCCTCTCTGGAGAATCTCCGATCCCGATCAGGCGAGCACCGCCACCGCACAACGCCGGCAGTTCGCGAGCCAATTCATCAAAATTGACGATGCGGCGGACGGCCAAAGAGAAGAAGCGGAGAGTGAATCGCAGGAGAAGATGGATCTACTGTGGGAGGATTTCAACGAGGGATTACAGAGCTCCGCCGATTCGGAATTAAGCGAAGAAACTAGTGAAAATCATCATAGCAATAGCAACAACAAAAGTGGCGGGGATGAATTCGAAGATCTAGATCTGGAGGAGTGCGCTAATGTGCGCCAATTGAGATTGATCCGGGCAAAGCCGAAGAAGATGGAATCGCTGGTGAAGGTAGTGAAGAAGCTTTTCGCGCGCACCAACCAACAAAAGACCAATCATTGA